The genome window gacaggcaggcaggcagacagacagatggttgaatggacagacagacagacagacagacagacagacagacagacagatagatagatagatagatagatagatagatagatagatagatagatagatagatagatagatagatagatagatagatagatagatagatggacgaatggacagatggacagacggacagacagatagatatatagatggatagacggatagacagataaacagatagatagatagacagacagacagacagacagacagacagatgtttggctagatagatagacagacagacagacagacagacagacggatggttggatggacagacagatagatagatagatagacagacagacagacagacagacagatgtttggctagatagacagacagacagacagacagacagacagatggttggatagatagatagatagatagacagacagacagacagatggttggatagatagatagacagacagacagacagacggatggttggatggacagacagatagatagatagatagacagacagacagacagacagaaagacagatggttggatagatagatagatagacagacagacagacagatggttggatagatagatagatagatagacagacagacagacagacagacagacagatggttggatagatggatagatagatagacagacagacagacagacagacagacagacagacaggcggatggttggatggacagacagatagatagatagacagacagacagacagacagacagacagacagatggttggatagatagatagatagatagatagatagatagatagatagatagacagacagacagacagacagacagacagacagacagacagacagatggttggatagatagatagacagacagacagacagacagacagacagatggttggatagacagatagatagacagacagacagacagatagatagatagatggatagatagatagatagacagacagacagacagatggttggatggacagacagacagacagatagatagacagacagacagacagacagacagacagacagacagacagacagacagacagacagacagacagatagatagatagatagatagatagatagatagatagatagatagatagatagatagatagatagatagatagatagatagatagatagatagatcgatcgatcaGAGGATTATACAGGTTCAAATTTGGTTTTTATAAATATTctccaacaacaaaaacattatttaaccaAAGAGTGCATCCATGCTAATAAATAATCACAGAATGAATCAACAGGATTgctcaaaaaaaacattttgagcaACCTCAAAATTAATTACACCAGTGTGTGCATGAACTGAGCATGCAGCCGACCAATGACGAACACATCCATCCCTATGGGACTTTCCTCGTGACGTATTAACGCATATCAAATCGGATTGTCCTCTTGTCTGATGGAAAGAATTCAGACATATAAAACGAGGCGAGGGGTGAGGCTATTCAAAGAGACGCAAGACCGTCCAAAGGAACTTAAAACATCACCTGGTAACTTTAGGAGATTTGACTGGAAGTGTTTCAGGACCACGGTCAGCGGCACGGATCACATTAGATAGCACATGTAAGTTTCTTTGATATTATTTACTaaaacagacatttattatagtctctttttaattatatatatatatataattatatatatatacatatacatataattaTATATCTCCATACAGTATGTCTAATTGTGTTGAGTTGTTATTTAAATAGAATTTCCCTATAATAAAACACCACAACATTATAACTTAATAGTACAGAAATGTCTCTGAGCAATCAAAGTAATCTTAAAATCTGTTCAAAGCAATGCAAAAACTCTTTCATTAATGAAACAGAAACGTCTTCAATAAGAAGCTCCAATAATTGTGATGCATAAGACATTTTTGTTACCCAAAGAGCAAAACAGATTGAATGTAACTTAATTCTTATGTTCTGCAAATGCATTCAGATACTAATACTATTGCATTCAGGCTTTGTAAATGCATTCATGTAGTGACAATGAAATAACACCTGTTTCCATGCACAGGTTTAAAGCAATGCGCGTAAGGAACGGCTCTCAGTTTCTGCTCGTGATAACCCTCTGCAGTGTTTTATATGCCCGGACTTTAAGTTTACCCTACGCCTCCATGAGGTAAGAACATAATACTGTTTAAGACACAAGAATAAGAcaaactttttttacattttcgtaTGTTTTAAAGCTAATTTATATGACAGGAAATGAGCGCGTGACATTCGCGCCATTTGAGCAGCGCGCgagctcaggtgaatgcatcagAAAAGAACGAAGAAAGATTGAataaaagacacacaaaaaaaccgcgaaaagagaaagaaacaaagacagaAAGCTAATTTTAGACGTCTTGGTAGACAATTGCGTCAAAGTTAAAAGTTGTTTTGAACTCTAAATCGATAAAAGTAGGCTACGGAAAATAGTCAACCATTTATTCATATATCGCTTTTTAAAGTAGTCTAATGCCTTCTGTTACATTATTTTGAATGATCTCAATTTCCAGTTAGCTTAAgatactttaaaacacacacatatatagcctatatatatatgacGGGAAATGAGCGCGTGTCTTTCGCGCCATTTGAGCAGCGCGCAAGATCAGGTGAATCGCCTTAAAAAAgaattaagaaaaaaaacaatacagacGAAAAACACCAATAGAGAAAGAAAAAACTCCCAGAAAGCTAATTTTAGGCGTCTTTGTAGAcgattacattaaattaaaaagttaCCTCGTGGTTTGAACTCTAAATCGATAAAAGTAAAGAAATTAGTCAACCATTTATtcatatattgttttttgtttgtttgtttttttaagtatattAATGTTTTCTGTTACAGTATTTATAATTATCTAAATTTTCAGTTGTCTTAAGCTcctttaaaacactttttttatatgACAGGAAATGAGCGTGTGTCGTTCGCGCCATTTGAGTAATGCGCGTGCTCAGGTGAATcgctttaaaaaagaaataagaaaacctaaataaagatgaaaaacacgaatagagaaagaaaaaaacggCCAGAAAGCTAATTTTAGACGTCTTGGTAGACGATTACATCAAATTGAAAAGTTACCACGCTGTTTTGAACTCTAAATCGATTGAAGTTCGGAAAATCGTCAACCACTTATacataaatctttattttttaagtaGCCAGATATCTTTCTGTTAAAGTGTTTTGAGTCAGTACTTTCAGTTGGCTTAAGTTATTTAAATCGCCTCCAAATACTTAATCGTTGTTTGCCATAACAAAGTTCCGTTGCCATGATCACAGATTGGCCAAAATACCATATTTGCATATTGTAACtactgtaaaatcataataaatgaatatgggGTTCAAACAGAGTAAAAAGCTCAAAAtctttcagacattttttttataacagtAGCAGTAAAGAAGGTTTATTGTAGAATATACTGTAGATACCATTGTATTTTGATGGAAACTGGATATCATTGTGAAAATTGCTTTTAAAAAGCTGTAAAGCCTTCAAACTATTAACTATGTACATTAAGAGCTGAAACAGACTGCTGTGTTCACATTTGAGTTAATATACTAAAGTCGAATATAGCAGTTGTAATAAGCTGGTTTTTGTGCAGAGATACAAGACACGCAGATGGTCTCTTCACAAGCGGATACAGTAAACTTCTAGGACAGTTATCTGCTAGACGGTACCTGGAGTCATTGATCGGAAAGCGTGTCAGGTACATCATCCCTTTCTGTATGCCAGTAAGTGCCGGCACTGCAATTAACATGTTAGATCAGCCTAATGACAAAAACAGcgtaagatggtttgctggtcttagctggtttgtTCAGCTGGTTTAGCAGATAAAACAGCTGGTGTCCAAGGTTAACCAGCTGAAAAATGCATCTGCCAAAAAAAGCATATCTAAAATGTTTAGTTGGTCATCTCAATTAACAGTTATGAGTCAAAGAAAGAACTGTTACATTTTCCTTATGacttcagaatgaaatgcatATCTGACTCATTTCTTTATATAATTTTAGTGATGATTTGATGGAAGACCAGGCACCAATGAAGCGTCATTCAGACGCAATATTCACAGACAACTACAGTCGCTTTCGAAAGCAGATGGCGGTGAAGAAATATCTCAACTCCGTTCTCACGGGAAAGAGAAGGTATAGCCACATTGTTGATTAATGAGTCACACATGTTGCCAGTAGACTGAAGTTTTCTCGTATCCTCTGACATCATGTTCGCTGTGCGTAATATTCAACAAAATATCTTTTCAGTCAGGAAGACCCACCCAGCGTGCAGGAAGAATCGACTGGCGGAGAGGCCACGTATCGCGAGAGCTATGATGACGTCACTGTAGACCGACTTATGAATCATATACCAATGGTAAgttggatggacagatggacggatCACTGTCTACTTCAAATAAGTCGAGCCGCGTGCATGGCTTTGAACTCGCCATATACCAAACCCTTTGCAAGTGAATACAGTTCGTTTAAACATTGTAATCTTTTCTCTTCTAGCCTCTTTGAGGGCGGATTGAAGGCAAGAAAACACAACTATCCATGGCCATCATAGGTTTTCCATTTACACAGTAGCCTAGGACATCAGCATAATACTAAAACAATGTGTCGAACAAAAGAAATGTTACCTATGACGTCAATGTTTGCACTGTACATAGATAATAATCTTTAATGAGAGCTGTTAGCTTGAAGATGTACATAGTTTGCTTTGGCCTTGGAAAAGACACTTATGCTTTGACATGTTTCTTGTAAATTGTAGATCAATAAATGCATTGAAACAAGCCCTGGACTGGTACAATGAGAGAACCATACGTTCGGACCAGAAGACTGACGATTGGATGAAATGTAACACTATGATGTAACATTATCTCCGTGCATTTTGTAAACTGAATTATTTTGTAACAATATTGATGTTGCTTCTATGTTAATTCTAAATTTAAAGGGTTCACTTGGGGCTGGGAGGGACTTGGGCATTGGAAATCTTTATTTTTGCCATTCAAAGTATAATAAAAGTTTGAAGAGCCATGAAATTCTTGACTGCACTCAATTTCAGTGTCACTCATGATCCAGGACAAACAAGAGGCATTCAGTGACATACACATTTATATTATTGAAGCTGCAACAGAAACAAATTTTAACTTAAATTGATTCATAGTTACTTTGCATTTTCTTTGGTACCACTACGCCAAGAGGTCACTTGTTGTGGGCCATTATTCTGAGAAATGCTCGAACTGTCTAAATTATATTTCCGTGACTTATGACTGTCATTTGTTTTTCATCTCAGAAAATACAGATAAATTGGACCTAAGACGCAGAGGTGCAGAGTAACATAAAAATGAAATCACTTTACctgaaaaatatagcaggacaaCTTGAGTAATGGTGTACAAAGTGAGC of Xyrauchen texanus isolate HMW12.3.18 chromosome 20, RBS_HiC_50CHRs, whole genome shotgun sequence contains these proteins:
- the LOC127661055 gene encoding VIP peptides-like — encoded protein: MFKAMRVRNGSQFLLVITLCSVLYARTLSLPYASMRDTRHADGLFTSGYSKLLGQLSARRYLESLIGKRVSDDLMEDQAPMKRHSDAIFTDNYSRFRKQMAVKKYLNSVLTGKRSQEDPPSVQEESTGGEATYRESYDDVTVDRLMNHIPMPL